In Deinococcus psychrotolerans, a genomic segment contains:
- a CDS encoding Gfo/Idh/MocA family protein encodes MTHFTQAPGLRWGLFGAARIARALIPAIRESGGTVEIVGVRDPASEHARDFAAEWNTPRIGTYQEVVEAELDAVYNPLPNDLHWPWSAAAMRAGKHVLTEKPLSLNAKEAQQFAQVALETGRVSLEAFAYRFQPHVTRIREIVRSGELGELRSLQGSYGFFMSNPSDFRWLPDRGGGALYDVGCYPVNFMRLLLGEPGSVAAQARWTDQGVDLGISGVMNYPDLNGGGALASISCAFDWQGTPRLALYGTAGSLEMEQPFESSNHQPLTLRVTVGEQTREETFAPSNGYTLMVSHFQRAARGEEALLYPPEDAVKQARVLDALFASARGGQRVTLAAEL; translated from the coding sequence GCGATTCGTGAAAGCGGCGGCACGGTGGAAATCGTCGGCGTGCGCGACCCCGCTTCCGAGCACGCCCGCGACTTTGCCGCCGAGTGGAACACTCCCCGCATCGGGACGTATCAGGAGGTGGTGGAAGCCGAGTTGGACGCGGTTTATAATCCGCTGCCCAACGATCTGCACTGGCCCTGGAGCGCCGCCGCCATGCGGGCAGGCAAGCACGTCCTGACTGAAAAGCCGCTGAGTTTAAACGCCAAAGAAGCCCAGCAGTTCGCGCAAGTTGCCCTCGAAACAGGGCGCGTCTCGCTGGAGGCCTTCGCTTACCGCTTTCAGCCGCATGTGACACGCATCCGCGAGATCGTCAGGAGCGGCGAACTCGGTGAACTCAGATCGCTTCAGGGCAGTTACGGCTTTTTCATGAGCAACCCCAGCGACTTTCGCTGGCTGCCCGACAGGGGCGGCGGAGCGCTCTACGACGTGGGCTGCTATCCGGTCAATTTTATGCGCCTGCTGCTGGGCGAACCGGGAAGCGTGGCGGCGCAGGCCCGCTGGACGGATCAGGGCGTGGATCTGGGCATTTCGGGCGTCATGAACTACCCAGATCTGAATGGAGGTGGAGCGCTGGCAAGTATCAGTTGCGCTTTTGATTGGCAGGGCACGCCGCGTCTGGCGCTCTACGGCACGGCGGGCAGCTTGGAGATGGAGCAGCCGTTTGAATCCAGCAACCACCAGCCGCTGACCCTGCGCGTAACGGTGGGAGAACAAACGCGGGAAGAGACCTTTGCGCCCAGCAACGGCTACACCTTGATGGTGAGTCATTTTCAGCGGGCCGCGCGGGGCGAGGAAGCTCTGCTTTATCCGCCCGAAGACGCCGTGAAGCAGGCCCGCGTGCTGGACGCCCTCTTCGCCTCGGCGCGGGGAGGCCAGCGGGTGACACTGGCCGCCGAGCTGTGA